Proteins from one Paenibacillus amylolyticus genomic window:
- a CDS encoding methyl-accepting chemotaxis protein has product MYDSLDPFIVGQTLEEDKEAMELIEARATDKVKITSMDRDDIYYRINQIPGADLSVVIIDDYDDIKRPIEDIQRQMLIVTLIGVALAIGVGWLISRSITRPIIRLIGLFQQLAQGNLTIKANGRYNSEFKDLAESFNGMVEQNRNLITDMNSSIHVLQASTQELEETSKQTARSIDETSATSMGIAKAMEAQSEDTEQIAGKFNSFGDKVAAMNSSAQDVKAKADEIESVFHNGSEVVNELMRINEVNEREVEKISEITVKLHTSSGSISQITEAISQIAKQTNLLALNASIEASRAGEHGRGFAVVAEEIRNLAEQSSRQSKEISSIIEQNLADVAENNQSVAEIHTISSRQDELVIQTRQAFDMILEKVTVINQQIATMAGQMQEMLQNKDDVLESAHSLSASGEQVSASVEEVTATMMEQSSTVQQLANMVDTIDELTQKLAESAARFKVE; this is encoded by the coding sequence ATGTATGATTCATTGGACCCTTTCATCGTGGGGCAAACATTGGAAGAGGACAAGGAAGCGATGGAACTTATCGAGGCCAGAGCCACCGACAAAGTGAAGATCACTTCGATGGATCGAGATGATATCTACTATCGGATCAATCAGATCCCAGGTGCAGATCTTTCCGTGGTCATTATTGACGATTATGATGATATCAAACGTCCAATAGAGGATATACAGCGCCAGATGCTTATCGTGACCTTGATCGGAGTTGCTCTGGCGATTGGCGTGGGATGGCTGATTTCTCGCAGTATTACGAGACCCATCATTCGTCTGATCGGGCTGTTCCAACAGCTTGCTCAAGGCAATCTGACCATTAAGGCCAATGGCAGATATAACAGTGAATTCAAGGATCTGGCGGAGAGCTTCAATGGCATGGTGGAGCAGAACCGGAACCTGATTACAGATATGAATAGTTCGATCCATGTCCTCCAGGCCAGCACTCAGGAATTGGAGGAGACCTCCAAACAGACGGCCAGATCGATTGATGAAACATCAGCGACGTCCATGGGCATTGCGAAGGCGATGGAGGCTCAATCCGAAGATACCGAGCAGATTGCAGGCAAATTCAACAGCTTTGGTGATAAAGTGGCTGCCATGAACAGCAGTGCACAGGATGTGAAGGCAAAAGCGGATGAGATCGAATCGGTATTCCACAATGGGAGTGAAGTTGTTAATGAACTGATGCGTATCAATGAGGTGAACGAGCGGGAAGTGGAAAAAATCTCGGAGATTACCGTCAAACTTCACACCAGTTCGGGCAGTATTAGTCAGATCACGGAAGCCATCAGCCAGATTGCGAAGCAGACCAATCTGCTTGCATTGAATGCTTCAATTGAAGCATCGCGGGCTGGAGAGCATGGCCGAGGATTTGCGGTTGTGGCCGAAGAGATTCGTAATCTGGCAGAGCAGAGTTCCCGCCAGTCCAAGGAAATCTCCAGCATTATCGAGCAGAATCTGGCTGATGTCGCCGAGAACAACCAAAGTGTTGCCGAAATTCACACCATCTCGTCCAGGCAGGATGAGCTTGTCATTCAGACTCGTCAGGCATTTGATATGATATTGGAGAAGGTGACGGTCATCAACCAGCAGATCGCCACGATGGCAGGACAGATGCAAGAGATGTTGCAGAACAAGGATGACGTACTGGAGTCAGCCCATAGCTTGTCGGCTTCAGGAGAACAGGTATCTGCTTCGGTTGAGGAAGTAACAGCAACCATGATGGAGCAGTCTTCGACGGTGCAGCAGTTGGCGAACATGGTCGATACGATCGATGAATTGACGCAAAAGCTGGCCGAATCGGCTGCAAGATTCAAGGTAGAGTAA
- a CDS encoding response regulator transcription factor — protein MIQLLVVDDHVVVRSGLIALLEGKNDIHIVGDAADGDEAIAKAQALKPDVVLMDFSMPPGKDGLTATAELKKLMPDVSILILTMHDDEEYLFRAIHAGASGYILKSAPHEELLAAIRSVAEGSAYLYPSATKRLMSEYLDKAKQENAGPYDTLSEREKEILSWIAKGYANKEIAEHLIISVKTVESHKSNLMEKLGLRTRPELVKFAMKKGLLNFE, from the coding sequence GTGATTCAACTATTAGTTGTAGACGACCATGTTGTCGTGCGATCCGGGCTGATTGCTTTACTTGAAGGAAAGAATGACATACATATCGTTGGGGATGCCGCAGATGGCGATGAAGCCATCGCCAAAGCTCAAGCATTAAAACCGGACGTGGTCTTGATGGATTTCAGCATGCCACCAGGCAAAGACGGTCTGACCGCTACCGCTGAATTGAAGAAATTGATGCCAGATGTCTCCATTTTGATACTGACCATGCATGACGATGAAGAATATCTGTTCCGTGCCATTCACGCGGGAGCATCCGGTTATATTCTCAAAAGTGCGCCGCATGAGGAATTGCTTGCCGCAATCCGTTCCGTAGCAGAGGGCAGCGCCTATCTGTATCCCAGTGCGACCAAACGGCTGATGAGTGAGTACCTCGACAAAGCCAAACAGGAAAACGCCGGACCATATGACACGTTATCCGAGCGGGAGAAAGAGATTCTGTCCTGGATTGCCAAAGGTTACGCCAACAAGGAAATTGCCGAACATCTAATTATCAGTGTCAAAACGGTCGAATCCCACAAAAGTAATCTGATGGAGAAACTGGGCCTGCGTACACGACCGGAACTGGTGAAGTTCGCCATGAAAAAGGGGTTGCTGAACTTTGAGTAG
- the cdaS gene encoding sporulation-specific diadenylate cyclase CdaS, with protein MMNRQADCDSSSMRQRLKADLHRVAERMNLTLSRFDNDSACLLGQFAEIRAEIKQIEVLASSFYLDCYLSPFTEKFAELTLSVQHLSDRRYGALIVIEREISLDSIIHSGVAVDASVTHALLESLFIPGAPLHDGAVLIRGNQIVSAGNVLPLSQAEVHERKIGTRHRAALGLSELTDAVVLVVSEETGQASFAVGGDLHPINVVETLS; from the coding sequence ATGATGAACCGGCAAGCAGACTGTGACAGTTCCTCGATGAGGCAGAGGCTTAAGGCAGACCTCCATCGTGTAGCAGAACGTATGAATCTGACGTTATCCCGGTTTGACAATGATAGTGCCTGTCTGCTGGGGCAATTTGCAGAGATTCGAGCGGAGATCAAGCAGATCGAGGTGCTCGCCTCTTCGTTTTATCTGGATTGTTATCTGTCGCCCTTTACGGAGAAGTTTGCCGAATTAACGTTGAGCGTACAGCATCTGTCTGACCGGAGATACGGGGCGTTGATCGTGATTGAACGGGAGATTTCATTGGATTCGATTATTCATTCAGGCGTGGCGGTGGATGCCAGCGTGACACATGCGCTGCTGGAATCCCTGTTCATTCCCGGTGCACCATTGCATGACGGGGCTGTGTTGATTCGTGGCAATCAGATTGTATCGGCAGGGAATGTGCTGCCGTTATCGCAAGCGGAAGTGCATGAACGAAAAATAGGCACTCGTCATCGGGCTGCACTGGGACTCAGTGAGTTGACGGATGCGGTTGTGTTGGTCGTTTCCGAGGAGACGGGACAGGCGTCATTCGCCGTTGGGGGCGATCTGCATCCAATTAATGTGGTCGAAACGCTCTCTTAA
- a CDS encoding Lrp/AsnC family transcriptional regulator: MSEKRSSKGGEIPQMYNLDEMDRKIIAALHKNSRISYTDLGTQIGLSRVAVQARINALSEKGIIERFTVVINPGKVGLQVSAFFNVDVEPPFLDEVAEKLDEEPAVTSLYHMTGPSTLHMHGIFADMEEMEQFLLEKLYKMPGIVKVESQLLLKRYKSRMGMRL, from the coding sequence ATGTCAGAGAAACGCTCCTCCAAGGGAGGAGAAATTCCACAAATGTACAATCTCGACGAGATGGATCGCAAAATCATCGCCGCACTTCACAAGAACAGCCGGATATCCTATACGGATCTGGGTACACAGATCGGGTTGTCACGTGTCGCTGTCCAGGCGCGCATTAATGCGTTATCCGAAAAAGGCATCATCGAACGCTTCACCGTGGTGATCAATCCTGGCAAGGTTGGACTTCAGGTCTCAGCCTTTTTCAATGTCGATGTCGAACCGCCCTTCCTGGATGAAGTCGCTGAGAAACTGGACGAAGAGCCTGCCGTTACCAGCCTTTATCATATGACAGGCCCGAGTACCCTGCATATGCACGGTATTTTTGCAGATATGGAAGAGATGGAGCAGTTCTTGCTGGAGAAGCTCTATAAGATGCCAGGCATCGTCAAAGTGGAATCACAGCTGTTGTTGAAACGTTATAAAAGCCGGATGGGCATGAGACTCTAG
- a CDS encoding chromate transporter: MGWKEHSGLVIGMVRTGILGYGGGPSVIPLIRYEAVTRYKWVSDEEFGEILAIANALPGPIATKMAAYLGYKTKGVLGAIVSVLAHILPTSIAIIALLGSMYALRESKVVAGMVAAVRPVIFVMLGMMAYEFAMKAWKGLGKVFAALFGVIAFVLLQLLNIHPGIVIAVFLGYGVFHLDLVQRFKSKGKSDKGVS, translated from the coding sequence ATGGGTTGGAAAGAACACAGCGGTCTCGTCATCGGAATGGTACGAACCGGAATTCTCGGATATGGCGGTGGCCCTTCGGTTATTCCGCTGATCCGTTATGAAGCCGTTACACGTTACAAATGGGTCAGTGATGAGGAGTTCGGCGAGATTTTGGCTATCGCCAACGCCCTGCCGGGTCCGATCGCAACCAAGATGGCCGCCTATCTTGGATATAAAACCAAAGGTGTATTGGGCGCGATTGTGTCCGTACTCGCTCATATTTTGCCGACAAGCATTGCCATTATTGCGCTGCTCGGTTCCATGTACGCGCTGCGCGAATCGAAGGTCGTCGCAGGCATGGTAGCCGCCGTGCGGCCGGTCATTTTTGTCATGCTGGGCATGATGGCATATGAATTCGCCATGAAAGCCTGGAAGGGACTTGGCAAAGTTTTTGCCGCTCTGTTCGGCGTCATTGCCTTTGTACTGTTACAATTGCTCAATATTCATCCGGGGATTGTGATTGCGGTTTTCCTGGGATATGGTGTCTTCCATCTGGATCTGGTCCAGCGCTTCAAGTCCAAAGGCAAGTCCGATAAGGGGGTGTCCTAA
- a CDS encoding Crp/Fnr family transcriptional regulator: MGTVFVERTTQRTEQKQTEAGKMTRETGGILSFVTPEQWDLIEARMQPKRVKSGYSLFLEGDEAGYLYYIRSGRVKMTKSTEDGKEIILSIQQSGDLIGEFGGIGGLNHSYSAEMAEKGELAIISLGDLESILSKHGDLALKFLQWMALSQRITQSRFRDLLLYGKAGALASTLIRASNSYGKATPDGIVLDMKLNHTELAEMIGATRESVTRMLGAWKEQGTLDMMDGKLMIRDLAALRYMCGCPTFPSCPAELCRL; the protein is encoded by the coding sequence ATGGGTACAGTATTTGTAGAAAGAACAACCCAGAGAACAGAGCAGAAACAAACGGAGGCGGGCAAAATGACACGGGAAACAGGCGGAATCCTTTCGTTCGTTACACCTGAGCAATGGGACCTGATTGAAGCTAGAATGCAACCCAAACGGGTGAAGTCGGGATATAGTCTCTTTCTCGAAGGCGATGAAGCCGGATATCTGTACTACATTCGTTCGGGACGAGTGAAAATGACCAAGTCGACGGAGGATGGTAAGGAAATTATTTTATCCATCCAGCAAAGCGGCGATCTCATCGGTGAATTCGGCGGCATTGGTGGACTGAATCATAGCTACAGTGCAGAGATGGCGGAAAAAGGGGAACTGGCGATTATCTCGCTTGGCGATCTGGAAAGTATACTCAGCAAACATGGCGACCTTGCCTTGAAATTCTTGCAATGGATGGCATTGTCGCAGCGGATCACCCAGTCGAGATTCCGTGATTTGCTGCTCTATGGCAAGGCGGGTGCGCTCGCTTCGACACTGATCCGTGCCAGCAATTCGTATGGCAAGGCTACACCGGATGGCATTGTGCTGGACATGAAGCTGAACCATACCGAGCTCGCCGAGATGATTGGAGCTACCCGGGAGAGCGTAACGCGGATGCTGGGGGCATGGAAGGAACAAGGGACGCTGGATATGATGGACGGCAAATTGATGATTCGGGATCTGGCAGCGTTGCGCTACATGTGTGGATGTCCGACATTCCCAAGCTGTCCCGCAGAGCTGTGCCGATTGTAA
- a CDS encoding chromate transporter, which produces MLQTWWELFWGFFVANILGYGGGPASIPLMQEEIVNHYQWMTTEQFGDVLAIGNALPGPIATKIAAFVGYHVAGWFGAFIATFATIVPSAAALILLLRLLNKHRTSPKVKGMTLLVQPVIAVLMILLTWEFGQLSTDSIGIWQTLIIAGISLWVMTKTKLHPAILIVIAFAYGALVLSHTM; this is translated from the coding sequence ATGCTCCAGACATGGTGGGAATTATTTTGGGGATTTTTCGTAGCTAACATCTTGGGATATGGGGGCGGCCCGGCATCCATTCCGCTAATGCAGGAAGAGATTGTGAACCATTACCAATGGATGACCACAGAGCAATTCGGCGATGTCCTGGCGATCGGCAACGCCCTTCCCGGCCCGATTGCAACCAAAATTGCTGCGTTCGTCGGGTATCATGTGGCAGGCTGGTTTGGGGCGTTTATCGCAACTTTTGCCACAATCGTGCCTTCGGCAGCCGCATTGATTTTATTACTTCGTCTATTGAACAAACATCGCACGTCACCGAAAGTCAAAGGCATGACCTTACTCGTGCAGCCTGTTATCGCTGTGCTCATGATTCTGCTCACATGGGAATTCGGGCAGCTATCCACCGACTCCATCGGCATCTGGCAGACATTGATCATTGCCGGCATCTCGCTCTGGGTCATGACCAAGACGAAGCTGCATCCAGCCATTCTGATCGTGATCGCTTTTGCCTATGGTGCACTGGTGCTGTCTCATACGATGTAG
- a CDS encoding PAS domain S-box protein yields MSSARKNRLSGLADQPVRSLLNEIDNHITDNEFRSRLKGSLHQLSDLKFALDESSIVALTDRKGKIQYVNDKFCEISQYEREELIGKDHRIINSGYHGKSFMKNLWDTISSGKVWNGEIRDRARDGSYYWVNTTIVPFLDNDGEPYQYLAVRSEVTKLKSVEGELQKMMSQVMNIQEEERRRISRELHDGIGQSLFSLVIQMDRLLADQPHPGVEALRKQVTGIMEDVRGMAWELRPSVLDDLGVVPAIRTYIENYTRHYGIEVDLECNLRQRLEMNREIAIYRIIQEALTNVAKYADVAEARVTIEDAEDMTMVIIEDHGAGFSKATAGNGVGLFSMEERARGAGGMLRMSSEPGEGTTVTLLLPKTVEA; encoded by the coding sequence TTGAGTAGTGCTCGCAAGAACAGATTAAGTGGACTCGCAGACCAGCCCGTACGTTCCCTGCTGAACGAAATCGATAATCACATTACGGATAATGAATTTCGCAGCAGGTTGAAGGGTTCCCTGCATCAACTGAGTGATCTGAAATTTGCTCTGGATGAGTCCTCCATTGTAGCCTTAACGGACCGCAAGGGGAAAATCCAGTATGTGAATGATAAATTCTGTGAGATCTCGCAGTATGAGCGCGAGGAACTGATCGGCAAGGATCATCGGATCATTAATTCCGGATACCATGGCAAAAGCTTTATGAAAAATCTGTGGGACACGATATCCTCAGGCAAGGTATGGAACGGGGAAATTCGCGATCGCGCCAGAGATGGCAGTTATTATTGGGTCAACACCACCATCGTTCCTTTCCTTGATAACGACGGCGAGCCATATCAATATCTGGCTGTACGTAGTGAGGTCACCAAGCTGAAATCCGTCGAAGGTGAATTGCAGAAGATGATGTCCCAGGTGATGAATATTCAGGAAGAGGAACGACGCCGGATCTCACGTGAACTGCATGACGGAATTGGGCAAAGTCTCTTCTCTCTGGTGATTCAGATGGACCGACTGTTGGCAGACCAGCCTCACCCCGGAGTTGAAGCCCTTCGCAAGCAGGTCACGGGTATTATGGAAGATGTGCGCGGTATGGCATGGGAACTGAGACCATCCGTTCTGGATGACCTGGGTGTTGTTCCAGCGATTCGTACGTATATTGAGAATTACACTCGTCATTATGGAATTGAAGTTGATCTGGAATGTAATCTGCGCCAACGACTGGAGATGAACCGGGAGATCGCCATCTACCGGATTATTCAGGAAGCCTTAACCAATGTTGCGAAATATGCCGATGTTGCCGAGGCCCGTGTTACGATAGAAGACGCTGAGGACATGACGATGGTTATCATTGAAGACCATGGTGCCGGATTCAGCAAAGCAACTGCTGGCAATGGTGTTGGATTGTTCAGCATGGAAGAGCGTGCGCGTGGTGCAGGAGGAATGTTAAGAATGTCTTCCGAGCCTGGCGAAGGCACTACGGTTACCCTTTTACTGCCCAAGACAGTTGAAGCATAA
- a CDS encoding GNAT family protein → MQLETERLMIREIRETDWERIHAYTSMPEVTQHTAWGPNTEEDTREYVQFVLDMQQTQPREGYELAICLKSDGTLLGGVGIHLTEKTNAEIGYVLNPAYQGKGYAAEAASALLGFGFNELGIHRIYAKCRPHNTASEKVMKKIGMQREGLLREHWFYKGCFHDSLLYSILAREYGPQPMKTE, encoded by the coding sequence ATGCAACTGGAGACGGAGAGACTGATGATCCGGGAGATTCGGGAGACCGATTGGGAGAGGATTCACGCCTACACTTCCATGCCGGAAGTTACACAACATACCGCATGGGGGCCGAATACCGAAGAGGATACACGAGAATATGTACAGTTTGTGTTGGACATGCAGCAGACACAACCACGAGAAGGCTATGAACTGGCGATATGTTTGAAAAGTGACGGGACTCTGCTTGGCGGAGTAGGCATTCACTTGACGGAGAAAACCAATGCAGAGATTGGTTACGTCCTTAATCCCGCCTACCAAGGCAAAGGTTATGCCGCCGAAGCAGCCAGCGCTCTGTTAGGTTTTGGTTTCAATGAACTCGGCATTCACCGGATTTACGCCAAGTGTCGCCCACACAACACGGCTTCGGAGAAGGTTATGAAGAAAATCGGTATGCAGCGTGAAGGGCTTTTGCGAGAGCACTGGTTCTACAAAGGTTGCTTTCATGACTCCTTGCTCTATTCGATTCTGGCCAGGGAATATGGGCCCCAGCCCATGAAGACCGAATGA
- a CDS encoding Glu/Leu/Phe/Val dehydrogenase yields the protein MSWFEAMEHHDYEELVLCQDRNSGLKAIIAIHDTTLGPALGGTRMWTYASEEAAIEDALRLARGMTYKNAISGLNLGGGKTVIIGDPRRDKNEAMFRAFGRYIQGLNGRYITAEDVGTTEEDMNLIYQETDYVTGISASYGSSGNPSPATAWGVYRGIKAAAKEAFGTDLLEGKTIAVQGVGNVAMHLCKYLYEEGAHLIVTDIHKDSVKQAVDRFGATAVDPADITSVDCDIYAPCALGGTINDDTLKTLKAKVVAGCANNQLLETRHGDQLYDMGIVYAPDYVINAGGVINIADELNGYNADRAWSKIGDIYSTLENIFESSRTEGIATYVAADRLAERRIEQMKNTRSTFLQNGHHALSSRRLRK from the coding sequence ATGAGTTGGTTTGAAGCAATGGAGCATCACGATTATGAGGAACTGGTTCTGTGCCAGGATCGAAATTCAGGGTTAAAAGCAATCATCGCCATACATGACACAACACTCGGCCCCGCGCTGGGAGGCACTCGGATGTGGACTTATGCTTCAGAAGAAGCAGCCATTGAGGATGCCCTGCGCCTTGCCCGCGGTATGACATATAAGAATGCGATCTCCGGCCTGAATCTGGGCGGTGGCAAAACCGTTATTATCGGTGATCCGCGGCGTGACAAGAACGAAGCGATGTTTCGGGCATTTGGACGATATATTCAAGGATTGAACGGACGTTACATCACAGCCGAAGATGTGGGAACAACGGAAGAGGATATGAACCTGATCTATCAGGAAACGGATTATGTGACAGGCATCTCGGCAAGCTATGGTTCATCCGGTAACCCATCACCCGCAACCGCTTGGGGTGTATATCGGGGGATTAAGGCAGCAGCCAAAGAAGCATTTGGTACCGATCTGCTGGAAGGGAAAACGATAGCGGTCCAAGGTGTCGGCAATGTGGCGATGCATCTGTGCAAATATCTGTATGAGGAAGGTGCACATCTGATTGTTACGGATATCCATAAGGATTCGGTGAAACAAGCTGTGGATCGCTTCGGCGCGACAGCTGTTGATCCCGCAGACATTACGAGTGTGGATTGCGATATCTATGCACCATGTGCACTGGGCGGCACGATTAATGACGATACGCTCAAGACGCTCAAGGCGAAGGTTGTAGCGGGCTGTGCCAATAATCAGCTGCTGGAGACCCGTCATGGGGATCAGCTGTATGATATGGGTATCGTATACGCGCCTGACTATGTCATCAACGCAGGTGGCGTAATTAACATTGCGGATGAGCTTAACGGATATAATGCGGATCGGGCGTGGAGCAAGATTGGAGATATCTATTCCACGTTGGAGAACATTTTTGAAAGCTCACGTACCGAGGGCATCGCTACTTATGTTGCCGCAGATCGTCTGGCTGAGCGACGGATTGAACAGATGAAGAATACACGCAGTACATTTCTGCAAAATGGCCACCATGCACTGAGTTCCCGGAGATTACGCAAGTAA